A genomic window from Erythrobacter sp. BLCC-B19 includes:
- a CDS encoding acyltransferase: MSGIDSVRKKLAALARRIGLVQARPISQYPELLEAIERLTSPRQQFHALPSLAKATVLRLQDNGRTNWLIFEGGKRRMTTKLMFFPTSQNNIIIFGERSDLPREIRFEGSGNIAICGNDIQWAQVTMRFISDDAVICLGHGSIYNGTAIIVEGNGCGVEIGRECLFAPGTTIRSSDLHGMYDIASGAWLNAPAPVYLEPHCWLGQDVLVLKGAHVGGGSVIAARSVVNSALPRFSIIAGTPARAVRDGICWSLARQPDPAEIDKVRDLLQRTIEIDGTKSSF, encoded by the coding sequence ATGTCTGGCATTGATTCCGTGAGAAAGAAGCTTGCTGCTCTGGCGCGGCGGATCGGGCTGGTGCAGGCTCGACCAATTAGCCAATATCCTGAATTGCTGGAGGCGATTGAAAGGCTGACCAGCCCTCGTCAGCAATTCCATGCCCTCCCCTCGCTCGCAAAGGCGACCGTCCTGCGTTTGCAAGACAATGGTCGCACCAACTGGCTGATCTTCGAAGGCGGTAAGCGCCGGATGACGACCAAGCTGATGTTCTTCCCGACTTCCCAAAACAATATCATCATTTTCGGCGAGCGTTCGGATCTGCCGCGTGAAATCCGGTTTGAAGGATCGGGCAATATCGCGATCTGCGGAAACGACATTCAGTGGGCGCAGGTGACAATGCGCTTTATCTCCGACGATGCAGTCATCTGTCTTGGTCACGGTTCGATCTACAACGGCACCGCGATTATTGTCGAAGGCAATGGCTGCGGGGTCGAGATCGGTCGCGAATGTCTTTTCGCGCCTGGCACAACGATCCGCAGTTCGGATCTTCATGGGATGTACGACATCGCAAGCGGTGCATGGCTCAATGCGCCCGCGCCAGTCTATCTCGAACCGCATTGCTGGCTTGGCCAGGATGTTCTGGTGCTCAAGGGCGCCCATGTAGGCGGCGGTTCGGTGATCGCGGCGCGATCGGTCGTCAATTCCGCATTGCCGCGCTTTTCGATCATCGCAGGAACACCCGCACGCGCCGTCCGCGACGGAATCTGCTGGAGCCTTGCCCGCCAGCCCGACCCTGCGGAAATCGATAAGGTGAGAGACCTGTTGCAACGCACAATTGAGATTGATGGGACCAAGTCTAGCTTCTAA
- a CDS encoding 2OG-Fe(II) oxygenase — translation MLNLSKSDVSSTPFPHAVKRGILPPELFSALKADFPRADVFAEQHAESGGLGSRTGKDTGFDIYRGDDSYDRLIAQSPAWAEFDAWINSPAFVEKFLELFGDHLDALGCSVEVDPAAYDRGLVEGREVLTDGQTLSEKAKDMLKGIFGSAKGGKQPVRLFSRLDIERSIGGYFKPPHCDRKNRLCSLIVYFTDLEAEGIEGGELNIYALKEQREPAKHVRHPRPEDVDVVATLSPKENLGVFFPCSNNSYHGVNALKSQSAARDFLYINISTDSDTAW, via the coding sequence ATGCTGAACCTGAGCAAGTCGGACGTCTCGTCCACCCCGTTCCCTCATGCCGTCAAACGCGGCATTCTTCCCCCCGAGCTGTTCAGTGCACTGAAGGCCGATTTCCCGCGGGCTGATGTGTTCGCGGAACAGCACGCCGAAAGCGGCGGCCTTGGCAGCCGCACGGGCAAGGACACGGGTTTCGATATCTATCGCGGCGATGACAGCTATGATCGTCTGATCGCTCAATCGCCCGCCTGGGCCGAGTTTGACGCCTGGATCAACTCGCCGGCCTTCGTCGAGAAGTTCCTTGAGCTGTTCGGCGATCACCTTGATGCGCTGGGTTGTTCGGTTGAAGTCGATCCGGCCGCCTATGATCGTGGTCTTGTAGAAGGGCGTGAAGTCCTGACTGACGGGCAGACCCTGTCGGAGAAGGCGAAGGACATGCTCAAGGGCATCTTCGGTTCGGCCAAGGGTGGCAAGCAGCCCGTGCGGCTGTTTTCGCGACTGGACATCGAGCGCAGCATCGGCGGCTATTTCAAGCCCCCGCACTGCGACCGCAAAAATCGGCTGTGCTCGCTGATCGTCTACTTCACCGATCTCGAAGCAGAAGGGATCGAGGGCGGAGAGCTCAACATCTATGCGCTCAAGGAGCAGCGCGAACCCGCCAAGCACGTCCGGCACCCGCGGCCCGAGGATGTCGACGTGGTGGCGACCCTGTCGCCCAAGGAAAACCTTGGCGTGTTTTTCCCGTGCTCAAACAACAGCTATCACGGTGTCAACGCGCTCAAGTCGCAAAGCGCGGCGCGCGACTTCCTCTACATCAACATTTCGACCGACAGCGATACCGCCTGGTGA
- the rfbB gene encoding dTDP-glucose 4,6-dehydratase — protein sequence MANLLVTGGAGFIGGNFVHYWNAKHPEDRVIVLDALTYAGNRSTLEGSKADLIEGDIRDTALVESLLRDHAIDTLVHFAAESHVDRSISGPDAFIDTNILGTNSLLKAARAVWLAGSGVPHRFHHISTDEVFGSLGPNDPAFSETTPYAPNSPYSASKAASDHLVRAYHHTFGLEVTTSNCSNNYGPYQYPEKLIPLFLLNALHGRPLPIYGDGMNVRDWLHVEDHCRGIEACLVNGKPGETYNIGGGAELPNMTVIDTICAEVDRAFAEIEGLAARYPDAPAAKGVASASLKTFVTDRAGHDRRYAIDETKARAALGYAPAHAFEDGLRQTLRWYLDTENWWRPLLAR from the coding sequence TTGGCTAATCTGCTTGTCACCGGAGGGGCCGGCTTCATCGGCGGCAACTTCGTCCACTACTGGAACGCGAAGCATCCCGAGGACCGGGTGATCGTGCTCGACGCGCTGACCTATGCCGGCAATCGCTCGACGCTGGAGGGCAGCAAGGCCGACCTGATCGAAGGCGACATCCGCGACACCGCGCTGGTCGAGAGCCTGCTGCGCGATCACGCGATCGACACGCTGGTGCACTTCGCTGCCGAAAGCCATGTCGACCGCTCGATCAGCGGGCCGGATGCCTTCATCGACACCAACATTCTCGGCACCAACAGCCTCTTGAAGGCCGCGCGTGCCGTGTGGCTGGCGGGCAGCGGGGTGCCGCACCGGTTTCACCACATCTCGACCGACGAAGTGTTCGGATCGCTTGGCCCCAATGATCCGGCCTTCAGCGAAACCACGCCCTACGCGCCCAACTCGCCCTATTCGGCGTCCAAAGCCGCGTCCGACCATCTGGTGCGCGCCTATCACCACACCTTCGGGCTGGAGGTGACGACCAGCAATTGCTCGAACAATTACGGGCCTTATCAGTACCCCGAAAAGCTGATCCCGCTGTTTCTGCTGAACGCGCTGCACGGCCGTCCTCTGCCGATCTATGGCGATGGGATGAACGTGCGCGACTGGCTCCATGTCGAAGACCATTGCCGCGGGATCGAGGCCTGCCTCGTCAACGGCAAGCCGGGCGAGACCTATAATATCGGTGGCGGGGCCGAACTGCCCAACATGACCGTGATCGACACCATCTGCGCCGAGGTCGACCGCGCCTTCGCCGAGATCGAAGGTCTTGCCGCGCGCTATCCCGATGCGCCCGCAGCCAAGGGCGTGGCGAGCGCCAGCCTCAAGACCTTCGTGACCGACCGCGCAGGCCATGACCGCCGCTACGCGATCGACGAGACCAAGGCGCGGGCTGCGCTCGGTTATGCCCCGGCGCACGCTTTCGAGGACGGACTGCGGCAAACTCTGCGCTGGTATCTGGATACGGAAAACTGGTGGCGTCCGTTGCTGGCGCGGTGA
- the rfbD gene encoding dTDP-4-dehydrorhamnose reductase, with translation MRVLITGANGQLGGALQRTAPDWADINAIDVEDVDLTDSAMLTARLVVEAPDVIINAAAYTAVDKAESDEDTARAINSAAVATMVEAMAASGGRVVHVSTDYVFDGASAQPYTPLAERNPQSAYGRTKAEGEDHLRACDLLVRTAWVYEAGGANFVRTMIRLMNEREELGVVADQVGSPTWATGLARTIWALVEKGATGTFHHSDDGATSWHEFAVAIAEEAYALGLVKRIPRIKAITTADYPTPARRPAYSLLDCSTTRDLLGDQPVPWRTNLRLMLEEEAKLG, from the coding sequence ATGAGAGTGCTGATCACCGGGGCGAACGGCCAGCTCGGCGGAGCGTTGCAGCGCACCGCGCCTGACTGGGCCGACATCAACGCCATCGATGTCGAGGATGTCGACCTCACCGACAGCGCGATGCTGACCGCGCGGCTTGTGGTCGAGGCGCCTGACGTGATCATCAACGCCGCCGCTTACACCGCGGTCGACAAGGCCGAAAGCGACGAGGACACGGCGCGCGCGATCAATTCTGCGGCGGTCGCCACGATGGTCGAGGCGATGGCGGCCAGCGGCGGGCGGGTGGTGCACGTATCGACCGACTATGTCTTCGATGGCGCCTCCGCGCAGCCCTATACGCCCTTGGCCGAGCGCAACCCCCAGTCGGCCTATGGCCGCACCAAGGCCGAAGGCGAGGATCATCTGCGTGCCTGTGACCTGCTGGTGCGCACAGCATGGGTCTATGAAGCGGGCGGGGCAAACTTCGTGCGCACCATGATTCGGCTGATGAACGAACGCGAAGAGCTGGGCGTGGTCGCCGATCAGGTGGGCTCGCCGACCTGGGCCACGGGCCTTGCGCGCACGATCTGGGCGCTGGTGGAGAAAGGCGCGACCGGCACCTTCCATCACAGCGATGACGGCGCGACCAGCTGGCACGAATTCGCGGTTGCCATCGCCGAGGAAGCCTACGCCCTCGGGCTTGTCAAACGCATCCCGCGGATCAAGGCGATCACCACCGCCGATTATCCCACACCGGCGCGCCGCCCGGCCTACTCGCTGCTCGATTGCAGCACGACCCGCGACCTGCTGGGCGATCAGCCGGTTCCCTGGCGCACCAACCTGCGCCTGATGCTCGAAGAGGAAGCGAAGCTTGGCTAA
- a CDS encoding acyltransferase, translating into MSLARLSFLRKLLTGARLRFFRGVMKMDIHPTVEMSLSAKPDMTFPKGVHIGEYTYVAFNARILTHDRTRGMYMHTHVGRNCFIGGESLILPGLTIGDNCVIGAGSVVTKDVPPRSIVAGNPAKVIRSDIDVGHYGRFIDADETERRIRETDPSAADLPNRMAR; encoded by the coding sequence ATGAGCCTGGCACGCCTATCGTTCCTTCGCAAACTGCTGACTGGCGCGCGTCTGCGGTTCTTCCGCGGGGTGATGAAGATGGACATTCACCCCACGGTCGAAATGTCGCTCAGCGCCAAGCCGGACATGACCTTTCCCAAGGGCGTCCACATCGGCGAATACACCTATGTGGCGTTCAACGCGCGTATCCTCACCCATGACCGCACGCGCGGGATGTATATGCATACCCACGTCGGTCGGAACTGCTTTATCGGTGGTGAGAGCCTCATCCTTCCCGGCCTCACGATTGGCGACAACTGCGTGATCGGGGCTGGCAGCGTGGTGACGAAGGACGTGCCGCCGCGTTCGATCGTTGCGGGAAATCCGGCAAAGGTGATCCGCAGCGATATCGATGTCGGGCACTATGGCCGGTTTATCGATGCCGATGAGACCGAGCGGCGCATAAGGGAGACCGACCCCTCAGCCGCAGACCTGCCCAACCGAATGGCGCGTTAG
- a CDS encoding lipopolysaccharide biosynthesis protein: MAGFAVTFIIGNQMGAAANGQFALVSQTAMFLSVLGLIGLEVGVVRHFAKAVALKTPVALAGLLKVSGLGIGFMLVIAVALWLGGEWVWEPLFGTAVSRSFLPVLCVLLVARGGTQLFGGLLRSQHRFTLGQAIAALTIPAATAAALLAGLAATVEQALWAAAAGGVISMVVGAAAMRRHVARTPDALTVELRPLVASSLPLWGVGIANNIGDWYGLAVAAQMLGAADAGIYRVAAQIAATLQIISIAIFSVYSAKISTAFHADNLAEVARLARTSVRLSTVTAVPAAALLMIASPFVLDQIGAEFAEAFSLIAILVIGQLAFTLTGPCGLVLAMSGNERINLAITVSGTVALLFAVPAAAKFGGLPGIAVCISVIMLLRNIIAYGVVRSKLGIGIWSGAVRA, from the coding sequence GTGGCCGGGTTTGCGGTGACGTTCATCATTGGCAACCAGATGGGGGCTGCGGCCAATGGCCAGTTCGCATTGGTCAGTCAGACCGCAATGTTTCTGTCAGTTTTGGGCCTGATCGGACTTGAAGTCGGCGTCGTGCGGCACTTCGCCAAAGCCGTTGCACTCAAGACGCCGGTCGCGTTGGCGGGGCTACTCAAGGTTTCCGGGCTTGGCATCGGGTTCATGCTCGTCATTGCTGTCGCGCTCTGGTTGGGTGGGGAATGGGTTTGGGAGCCGCTATTCGGCACCGCCGTCTCCCGCAGCTTTCTGCCGGTGCTATGCGTCTTGCTGGTCGCGCGCGGGGGAACCCAGCTGTTTGGCGGGCTGCTTCGATCACAGCACCGCTTCACGCTCGGACAGGCGATCGCTGCCCTGACCATTCCTGCTGCAACGGCAGCTGCCCTGCTTGCCGGTTTGGCTGCCACGGTCGAACAAGCGCTTTGGGCCGCTGCGGCAGGGGGCGTCATTTCGATGGTCGTCGGCGCTGCCGCCATGCGGCGCCATGTCGCCCGCACACCCGATGCGCTCACAGTAGAATTGCGTCCGCTTGTGGCCTCCTCGCTCCCATTATGGGGCGTGGGGATCGCCAACAATATCGGCGACTGGTACGGCCTTGCCGTTGCCGCGCAAATGCTCGGCGCCGCCGATGCCGGCATTTACCGCGTCGCCGCCCAGATAGCGGCGACTTTGCAGATCATCTCGATCGCAATTTTCTCGGTCTATTCCGCCAAGATCAGCACCGCCTTCCATGCCGACAATCTCGCCGAAGTCGCACGGCTGGCGCGCACCTCGGTGCGTCTCAGCACCGTGACGGCGGTGCCAGCAGCAGCCCTGCTGATGATCGCAAGCCCCTTCGTACTCGATCAGATCGGTGCAGAATTCGCTGAAGCCTTTTCGCTGATCGCCATTCTTGTAATCGGCCAGCTGGCCTTCACACTGACTGGCCCTTGCGGCCTCGTGCTGGCCATGTCGGGCAACGAGCGCATCAATCTCGCGATAACGGTGAGCGGCACGGTCGCCCTGCTCTTTGCCGTCCCCGCAGCCGCTAAATTTGGCGGATTGCCGGGAATTGCCGTGTGCATTTCGGTAATCATGCTGCTACGCAACATAATCGCATACGGGGTCGTTCGCAGCAAACTTGGCATCGGCATCTGGAGTGGTGCGGTGCGCGCCTGA
- a CDS encoding SGNH/GDSL hydrolase family protein, producing MKITAIGAVIVLLGVIVALAPEIPHWRISGTRSTPVEAIAGTDIAPGCPRQSARVAIIGDSHVAGSRMGGAGAPFGAVLAKTLAGQVEVERYGIGGATAADGARRWQGRDLPEVGLVILAFGTNDAAPRGWLRSKTPVPTSHFKAVMTQMIEGWRAKGHPVALLAPPPGGSAAITRRLAPYRIAVRELGTSLGVAVLDPAEAFAACSAAQPVLTHDALHMNAAGHKCLGEWLAQRLCPQHR from the coding sequence ATGAAAATCACTGCAATCGGCGCCGTGATCGTGCTGCTGGGCGTGATAGTGGCACTCGCGCCCGAGATCCCCCACTGGCGTATATCCGGAACACGCAGCACGCCCGTGGAGGCAATCGCAGGCACGGACATCGCGCCCGGCTGCCCCCGGCAATCGGCCCGGGTTGCGATCATCGGTGACAGTCATGTCGCAGGGAGCAGAATGGGGGGGGCAGGCGCGCCCTTCGGCGCTGTGCTCGCCAAGACGCTTGCGGGACAGGTTGAGGTCGAGCGCTATGGCATCGGCGGAGCCACCGCGGCAGACGGCGCCCGTCGCTGGCAGGGCCGCGATTTGCCAGAGGTTGGCCTCGTCATTCTCGCCTTCGGCACCAATGATGCAGCGCCGCGCGGATGGCTGCGGAGCAAGACACCCGTTCCGACCAGTCACTTCAAGGCGGTGATGACGCAGATGATCGAAGGCTGGCGTGCCAAGGGTCACCCGGTCGCGCTGCTGGCGCCGCCACCAGGCGGAAGCGCGGCGATCACGCGGCGGCTGGCACCATATCGCATCGCTGTGCGCGAGCTTGGCACCAGCCTTGGCGTTGCGGTGCTCGATCCCGCCGAGGCTTTCGCTGCCTGCTCCGCAGCGCAGCCCGTCCTGACGCATGATGCGCTGCACATGAATGCGGCTGGGCACAAATGCCTCGGCGAATGGCTGGCGCAGCGGCTGTGTCCTCAACATCGCTGA
- a CDS encoding Coenzyme F420 hydrogenase/dehydrogenase, beta subunit C-terminal domain produces MLLWIGSSPKWQRAMFDVETIKRNGLCAGCGLCAGIADRSDPAIVMETTDTGYRRPRVVGPVAPALAQQIDAVCPGANIRHERDEHEAEYHPVWGPLIAARLGWSTDTELRRNASSGGGISAILVHLLASGEVDFVLQTAVSPDSPVRNALAVSTGRDDVFQAAGSRYAPSSPLEDIAAHLDKPGRFAFVGKPCDVAGLRQLARIDPRVNEKVPYMLAFMCAGVPSYAGTSALLKEMGVQDESAVTAFRYRGDGWPGFATARLADGTTFKMDYDTSWGHILNRHLQFRCKICPDGIGEFADIVCADGWHCDESGNPLFDEQDGRSIVITRTARGEALLQRAVTAGTLLTEPVALGSLEHMQPFQSRRKGMVVARLGAMMLTGWRRPRYVGLELARNARRLGLKALARNLAGTLRRLVGKETLD; encoded by the coding sequence GTGCTGCTCTGGATCGGATCATCGCCGAAGTGGCAGCGCGCAATGTTTGATGTCGAAACGATCAAGCGCAACGGACTTTGCGCAGGTTGCGGGTTGTGCGCAGGGATCGCTGATCGCAGTGATCCGGCGATTGTCATGGAAACCACTGACACCGGCTATCGACGCCCTCGGGTCGTTGGCCCTGTTGCGCCTGCGCTCGCGCAGCAGATCGACGCCGTCTGCCCTGGTGCCAATATCCGCCATGAGCGGGACGAGCACGAGGCCGAATACCACCCTGTCTGGGGGCCGCTGATTGCCGCGCGCCTCGGCTGGAGCACCGATACCGAATTGCGCCGCAATGCGAGCTCTGGTGGCGGGATTTCGGCCATCCTCGTCCACCTGCTCGCCAGTGGCGAAGTCGATTTTGTCCTTCAGACCGCAGTGTCGCCAGACTCGCCCGTCCGCAATGCGCTTGCCGTCAGCACCGGGCGCGACGATGTTTTTCAGGCCGCCGGGTCGCGTTATGCCCCCTCCTCGCCATTGGAGGATATTGCAGCCCACTTGGACAAGCCCGGCCGTTTTGCCTTTGTCGGCAAGCCGTGCGATGTCGCCGGTCTGCGTCAGCTTGCGCGTATCGATCCTCGTGTGAACGAGAAGGTGCCGTATATGCTCGCCTTTATGTGCGCCGGCGTGCCGAGCTATGCTGGCACATCAGCCTTGCTGAAAGAGATGGGTGTGCAGGATGAGAGCGCTGTGACTGCGTTCCGCTATCGCGGCGACGGTTGGCCCGGTTTTGCCACTGCACGGCTGGCTGACGGCACCACCTTCAAGATGGACTATGACACCAGTTGGGGCCACATCCTCAACCGTCACTTGCAGTTTCGCTGCAAGATCTGTCCGGACGGGATCGGAGAGTTCGCCGATATCGTCTGTGCCGACGGTTGGCATTGTGACGAAAGCGGCAATCCGCTGTTCGACGAGCAGGACGGCCGCAGCATCGTCATCACCCGCACCGCGCGCGGCGAGGCGCTGCTGCAGCGCGCCGTTACCGCTGGAACGCTTTTGACCGAGCCCGTGGCGCTCGGCTCGCTCGAGCATATGCAACCGTTTCAGTCGCGTCGCAAAGGCATGGTGGTGGCGCGGCTTGGCGCAATGATGCTGACAGGGTGGCGCCGGCCCCGCTATGTCGGGCTCGAATTGGCCCGCAATGCCCGCAGGTTGGGGTTGAAGGCGCTTGCACGTAACCTTGCCGGGACGCTGCGGCGACTGGTTGGTAAAGAGACGCTCGACTAA
- a CDS encoding polysaccharide pyruvyl transferase family protein, giving the protein MPEPGKGRSMPPLSSQDQNSDARPLHVGLLWHSCLSENLGVGALSVANANLIAEAAHKSGRRPVFHLMGVRGAFDYSHEIVYENRFENIGYKALANPFSSLHRTLAQCDVVFDIGGGDSFSDIYAPRRFWLIIGSKVAARRSKGPLILSPQTIGPFHTAAARHAAVGVMNLSDMVFARDEASYKVLEQLGMAHRSALTTDVAFALPFTPAPDKDQRDLAGGPIKIGLNVSALLYRRDLASGDRIRLTVDYPALIDALIDRIMREPRAELHLVPHVLAAATPYEDDYALAEELKARYPAAHLAPRFSGPSQAKSYIAGLDLFAGSRMHATIAAISSGTAVVPLGYSRKFSGLFDSLGYPWNADLTSESNAAVLERFDSALADLASLRAQAVAANAEAQRRLGSYRAALDRIIAEVAARNV; this is encoded by the coding sequence TTGCCTGAACCGGGCAAAGGACGTTCAATGCCGCCCCTCTCCAGCCAAGATCAAAACTCCGACGCACGGCCGCTTCACGTTGGCCTCCTGTGGCATTCCTGCCTGTCGGAGAACCTCGGTGTCGGCGCGCTCAGCGTCGCCAACGCCAACCTCATCGCCGAAGCCGCGCACAAATCCGGGCGCCGTCCCGTGTTCCACCTCATGGGTGTTCGCGGGGCGTTCGATTACAGCCACGAGATCGTTTACGAGAACCGCTTCGAGAACATCGGTTACAAGGCGCTCGCGAACCCCTTCTCGAGCCTGCATCGCACACTGGCGCAGTGCGACGTTGTCTTTGACATCGGCGGCGGTGACAGCTTTTCGGACATCTATGCCCCGCGGCGGTTCTGGCTGATCATCGGGTCCAAAGTTGCGGCCCGCCGCAGCAAAGGGCCGCTGATCCTCAGCCCGCAGACAATTGGACCGTTCCACACCGCCGCAGCCCGCCATGCCGCAGTGGGAGTGATGAACTTGTCGGACATGGTCTTCGCCCGCGACGAAGCATCCTACAAGGTGCTCGAACAACTGGGCATGGCGCATCGTTCGGCGCTCACCACTGATGTAGCCTTCGCTCTCCCGTTCACGCCCGCGCCAGACAAGGATCAGCGCGACCTTGCTGGCGGGCCGATCAAGATCGGCCTCAATGTTTCGGCCTTGCTGTATCGCCGCGATCTTGCGAGCGGTGACCGGATCAGGCTGACGGTTGACTATCCCGCGTTGATCGATGCTCTGATCGATCGCATCATGCGCGAACCGCGCGCCGAGCTGCATCTCGTGCCGCACGTCCTCGCCGCCGCAACACCTTATGAGGACGACTACGCGCTGGCCGAGGAACTGAAGGCCCGCTATCCGGCCGCCCATCTGGCCCCGCGCTTTTCCGGCCCCTCCCAGGCCAAGAGCTATATCGCAGGACTCGACCTGTTTGCAGGCAGCCGGATGCACGCAACAATTGCGGCGATTTCATCCGGAACAGCGGTCGTCCCGCTCGGCTACAGCCGGAAGTTCAGCGGTCTTTTCGATTCGCTTGGCTATCCTTGGAACGCCGACCTGACGTCCGAGAGCAATGCTGCCGTTCTGGAACGGTTCGACTCCGCTCTGGCCGATCTCGCAAGCCTGCGCGCGCAGGCGGTGGCGGCCAATGCCGAGGCGCAGCGCCGCCTTGGCAGCTACCGTGCTGCTCTGGATCGGATCATCGCCGAAGTGGCAGCGCGCAATGTTTGA